From one Neorhizobium galegae genomic stretch:
- a CDS encoding acetyltransferase, producing the protein MKPVIVFGAGDIAEVVDYLFRKTINRTVAAFTVDGDYVKSDTAFGKPLVAFEEVTSRFPPADYDAFVALSYNKMNVLRAQKVEAMRSAGYNLTSYVSPRATVMTDKIGENCLIFEDNTLQPFCQIGNNVTLWSGNHIGHHSVIEDNVFISSHVVISGGVKVGHNSFIGVNATVVDHIEIAPFTLLGAGCLVQQSTDAEGVYAPTATIEKRKVPSTRLRNI; encoded by the coding sequence ATGAAGCCTGTTATTGTTTTTGGTGCCGGCGACATCGCTGAGGTTGTCGACTACCTCTTTCGTAAGACTATCAACCGCACGGTTGCCGCCTTCACGGTCGATGGCGATTACGTCAAAAGCGATACCGCGTTCGGCAAGCCCCTTGTCGCGTTCGAAGAGGTTACCTCCCGATTTCCGCCCGCCGATTATGATGCGTTCGTAGCCCTGTCGTACAACAAAATGAACGTGCTGCGCGCGCAGAAGGTCGAGGCCATGCGCTCGGCGGGTTATAATCTGACGAGCTATGTGAGCCCGCGTGCGACCGTGATGACCGACAAGATCGGCGAGAACTGCCTGATTTTCGAAGACAATACGCTGCAGCCCTTCTGCCAGATCGGAAACAATGTGACGCTCTGGAGTGGTAACCATATCGGCCACCATTCCGTCATTGAAGATAATGTCTTCATCTCGTCGCATGTAGTGATCTCCGGTGGCGTCAAAGTGGGTCATAACAGCTTCATCGGTGTGAACGCGACGGTCGTGGACCATATCGAGATCGCGCCTTTTACACTGCTAGGCGCCGGCTGCCTGGTGCAGCAGAGTACGGACGCGGAGGGCGTCTATGCGCCGACGGCAACGATCGAAAAGCGGAAGGTTCCATCCACCAGGCTGCGCAATATTTGA
- a CDS encoding sensor histidine kinase, translated as MRLGAILDRWNDQSLARQFLLAGGLIAFAAMLLVGAFVTSLIEAAVTRNSAASTALYVDSIIAPLLPDMKTNQTLDDVTTRALDETFGQGALGGQVISFKLWRRDGTILYATDKSMVGQKFGPSEGLQTAFSGQMVARFGLAEDPESKIERATGMPLLEIYNPILQPWSGEVVAVSEFYEVAGDFERSLYQAQLRSWAAVAGVTLAFFLILSAIVFRGSRTIDHQRQALTQRVAELSDLLSQNEALHARAQRASRRATALNESYLRRLGADLHDGPAQLVAYAALRVDSRLLTDPATPPTAREAEVTTIKARLDEAMDEIRSICSGLVLPQIETAELPEVLQRAVNAHRQRTGVAVALSVSSGSRPLSPSAKICIYRFVQEALNNGFRHGGGIDQSVRQSFDNGNVVVEVADRGPGFDPTHIRPEGLGLAGLRERIESLGGTFAIITSKDGTTVRMSLNVHEMEQA; from the coding sequence ATGCGGCTCGGCGCAATTCTTGATCGCTGGAACGACCAATCCCTCGCCCGGCAATTCCTGCTGGCGGGAGGTTTGATCGCCTTCGCGGCGATGCTTCTGGTCGGCGCCTTCGTGACCAGCCTCATCGAGGCGGCGGTCACCCGCAATTCGGCAGCTTCCACCGCCCTTTATGTCGACAGCATCATCGCCCCGCTGCTTCCGGACATGAAGACCAACCAGACGCTCGACGACGTCACCACCCGCGCGCTCGACGAGACCTTCGGCCAGGGCGCGCTCGGTGGCCAGGTCATATCCTTCAAGCTCTGGCGCAGGGACGGCACGATCCTCTATGCAACGGACAAAAGCATGGTGGGACAGAAATTCGGTCCGAGCGAGGGCCTGCAAACCGCATTTTCCGGACAGATGGTGGCGCGCTTCGGACTTGCCGAAGACCCTGAAAGCAAGATCGAGCGGGCGACTGGCATGCCACTTCTCGAAATCTACAATCCCATCCTGCAGCCCTGGTCGGGAGAGGTGGTCGCGGTCTCGGAGTTCTACGAGGTTGCTGGCGATTTCGAGCGAAGCCTTTATCAGGCGCAGCTTCGAAGCTGGGCGGCGGTGGCCGGCGTCACGCTCGCCTTCTTCCTGATCCTTTCGGCGATCGTTTTCCGCGGCAGCCGCACGATCGACCATCAGCGACAGGCGTTGACGCAGCGAGTGGCTGAACTCTCCGACCTGCTTTCGCAGAACGAGGCTCTTCACGCGCGGGCCCAGCGGGCCTCGCGGCGCGCCACCGCCCTCAACGAGAGTTATCTGCGCCGGCTCGGCGCCGACCTGCATGACGGGCCGGCCCAGCTTGTCGCCTATGCGGCACTGCGGGTGGACAGCCGGCTCCTGACCGATCCCGCAACGCCGCCGACCGCCCGCGAAGCGGAGGTCACCACGATCAAGGCCCGCCTCGACGAGGCGATGGACGAGATCCGCAGCATCTGCAGCGGCCTGGTTCTGCCGCAGATCGAAACTGCCGAGCTGCCGGAGGTGCTGCAGCGCGCCGTCAACGCGCACCGGCAGCGCACGGGCGTTGCCGTCGCGCTGTCGGTGTCGAGCGGATCGCGGCCACTTTCGCCCTCGGCCAAGATCTGCATCTATCGCTTCGTGCAGGAAGCGCTTAACAACGGCTTCCGGCATGGCGGCGGTATCGATCAGAGCGTCCGCCAGAGTTTTGACAACGGCAATGTCGTAGTCGAAGTCGCCGACCGGGGGCCGGGTTTCGACCCCACACATATACGCCCGGAAGGTCTCGGGCTCGCGGGGCTCAGGGAGCGGATCGAAAGCCTCGGCGGCACATTCGCGATCATCACATCGAAGGACGGAACCACGGTCAGAATGTCGCTGAACGTGCATGAAATGGAGCAGGCCTGA
- a CDS encoding glycosyltransferase family 39 protein gives MHSQFIEEREQNDRAASEATAYSASGWLFDVVFAGLLPALFLLFAPIQRFMPAGWVDPGIYFGLSMDYFDIVKTYGWDYHSLRVSFVLPNALANMLMPPIPARLIVVFGFYLLGLFALYDGIRILWGRMPAVVTTSFLAYSPVYLLANTAGYVDGAYLAYLLCLFAALARWSVSRQTFWLVVAGMFAMLAILAHTLAVSAAGLVILFFLILRWEDIIRRPFRFVLGGLAGGLLTWLFFVVALHKIHFGISAFSALRWIVNASFTGFGANYRHGLMDWLPVTTRHAPGIVVSLTLILLLLARRSEGFRRIEVAAAVVAFAGAALFPAYDLSLKGVITQTIFYAGLAVPALVIGTASMSAILLPQAGNLRPLLAILIALFFIVTSWFAPAISAFLSTSGLNVDLFVLTACGMIIGLVLLTPLQKAQSVRTAALVAIVIVCGLSLAMNRDSRQLYKTAGTIDNLEYFRAAAFVRDLLKSGVPTGRIPLFWFQRDEFAARDGRSRELARTLRFGDSEFVLTLYDTLASLRLWHRSLFLPELKPDQSLESAPFLMNASVTVVFIDQDKAKLQAAIDSLRNAGVSCNVADRSTFHSQSFDINVTLIELHGAGDRTPASCG, from the coding sequence ATGCACTCACAGTTTATCGAGGAAAGAGAGCAGAACGATAGGGCCGCATCAGAAGCGACTGCCTACAGCGCTTCTGGCTGGCTGTTCGACGTCGTATTCGCCGGTCTGCTCCCGGCGCTATTTCTGCTTTTTGCGCCGATCCAGCGTTTCATGCCGGCCGGATGGGTCGATCCTGGGATCTATTTCGGTCTGTCCATGGATTACTTTGACATCGTCAAAACATATGGCTGGGACTATCATTCGTTGCGTGTATCGTTCGTATTACCGAATGCGCTCGCAAACATGCTCATGCCGCCGATACCGGCACGGTTGATCGTCGTTTTCGGTTTCTATCTGCTTGGCCTTTTTGCGCTCTATGACGGCATCCGCATTCTTTGGGGGCGTATGCCTGCCGTCGTCACGACGTCTTTCCTTGCCTATAGCCCTGTCTATCTGCTGGCCAATACGGCCGGCTACGTTGACGGTGCTTATCTCGCGTATTTGCTCTGCCTTTTCGCCGCGCTTGCGCGCTGGAGTGTGAGCCGTCAAACGTTCTGGCTGGTTGTCGCCGGCATGTTCGCGATGCTCGCTATCCTCGCCCATACGCTTGCAGTTAGCGCGGCGGGGCTTGTCATTCTTTTCTTCCTGATCCTGCGATGGGAAGACATCATTCGTCGACCGTTTCGTTTTGTGCTGGGCGGGCTGGCCGGCGGCCTTCTGACCTGGCTGTTTTTCGTGGTTGCGCTCCACAAGATCCATTTCGGCATCAGCGCATTTTCTGCGCTGAGATGGATCGTAAACGCCTCTTTCACCGGGTTCGGCGCCAACTATCGTCATGGATTGATGGACTGGTTGCCAGTTACGACGCGTCATGCGCCCGGCATTGTCGTCTCCCTGACACTGATTCTCCTTCTGCTAGCTCGGCGCTCGGAGGGTTTCCGACGCATCGAAGTCGCGGCAGCCGTCGTCGCATTCGCCGGCGCAGCCTTATTTCCGGCCTATGATCTCAGCCTCAAGGGCGTCATTACGCAGACTATCTTTTATGCCGGACTGGCAGTACCCGCATTGGTAATCGGCACTGCTTCTATGAGCGCAATTCTTCTGCCGCAGGCAGGCAATCTGCGCCCTTTACTTGCGATTCTCATCGCCCTGTTTTTCATCGTGACGAGCTGGTTCGCACCGGCAATTTCTGCTTTCTTGTCGACATCGGGGCTCAATGTCGACCTGTTCGTGCTCACTGCCTGCGGCATGATCATCGGTCTGGTTTTGTTGACGCCGTTGCAAAAGGCTCAATCCGTCAGGACCGCGGCACTGGTGGCGATCGTGATCGTTTGCGGCCTGTCGCTGGCAATGAACAGAGACAGCCGGCAGCTCTACAAGACGGCCGGCACGATCGACAATCTGGAGTATTTTCGAGCCGCCGCCTTCGTTCGCGACCTGCTCAAGTCAGGTGTGCCGACGGGACGGATACCGCTTTTCTGGTTTCAGCGAGACGAATTCGCTGCCCGTGACGGGCGCAGCAGAGAGCTTGCGCGCACCCTGCGCTTCGGCGACTCGGAATTCGTGCTGACGCTCTACGATACGCTTGCATCGCTTCGGTTGTGGCATCGTTCGCTATTCCTACCGGAATTGAAGCCGGATCAATCCCTGGAATCAGCCCCCTTCCTGATGAACGCCTCTGTCACCGTCGTCTTCATCGACCAGGACAAGGCCAAACTGCAAGCGGCAATCGACTCGCTGCGCAATGCCGGCGTTAGCTGCAACGTCGCCGACAGATCGACCTTTCACAGCCAATCGTTCGACATCAACGTGACGTTGATTGAGCTGCACGGAGCAGGGGACCGTACCCCAGCAAGCTGCGGATGA
- a CDS encoding lysylphosphatidylglycerol synthase transmembrane domain-containing protein has protein sequence MPEPKNCASRVGRAGMIARVFRRSWPIAIAVAACSFALYQFDWRKMAVILPTVPVGWLLCMMSIVTILVFAVCAARWIAISRLPWISPVIGRVYCYVAFVIGASIVTPLQLGEVLKVKFAHESGINIGNSTFNVALERILDLATIAAMGVSGLIYVRSGSAFLSLLALILMFSVGLAIPLALQAYVRRLADTSLGQRMKVISGRPIPTSRLAIFGVTTILKWGLTLAAWLLILSAVDVNLTIGQGSLLVGSVTAISILSMIPGGLGVQEISVRAILVGMNVEPGHAEAAAIVLRLFTPVMVVLGLAHLPFLYRISNSTGRTKTNV, from the coding sequence ATGCCTGAACCAAAGAATTGCGCAAGTCGCGTCGGTCGGGCTGGCATGATCGCACGAGTTTTCAGACGCTCTTGGCCAATCGCTATCGCCGTTGCTGCCTGCAGCTTTGCCCTATACCAATTCGATTGGCGCAAAATGGCGGTTATCTTGCCTACGGTCCCCGTTGGCTGGCTTCTCTGCATGATGTCCATAGTGACGATCTTGGTATTTGCAGTTTGCGCCGCCCGCTGGATCGCGATCAGCCGACTTCCCTGGATCTCGCCGGTGATCGGCCGCGTTTATTGCTACGTCGCTTTCGTGATCGGCGCATCGATTGTCACGCCCCTGCAGCTGGGAGAGGTGCTGAAAGTGAAGTTTGCGCATGAATCCGGCATCAACATAGGCAACTCGACCTTCAACGTCGCGCTTGAGCGCATCCTCGATCTGGCGACCATTGCCGCCATGGGGGTATCTGGCCTGATTTACGTCCGCTCCGGATCGGCATTTCTGTCGCTGCTCGCGCTGATACTCATGTTTTCTGTCGGGCTCGCCATTCCGCTGGCCCTGCAGGCCTATGTTCGCCGACTAGCTGACACGTCGCTCGGACAGCGCATGAAAGTCATTTCGGGGCGACCGATCCCTACATCTCGCCTTGCGATCTTTGGGGTCACGACGATTCTTAAGTGGGGGCTGACTTTGGCAGCCTGGTTGCTCATCCTCAGCGCCGTCGATGTAAACCTGACTATCGGGCAAGGATCGCTGCTGGTCGGCTCGGTAACGGCGATATCTATCTTGTCGATGATTCCGGGTGGACTTGGCGTTCAAGAGATTTCGGTGCGAGCGATCCTCGTCGGAATGAACGTCGAACCGGGTCATGCCGAGGCGGCTGCCATCGTTCTCAGGTTGTTCACGCCGGTTATGGTCGTCCTCGGTCTTGCCCATTTGCCTTTCCTTTATCGAATATCCAACTCTACAGGGCGAACAAAAACCAATGTCTGA
- a CDS encoding methyltransferase domain-containing protein, producing MTTLMDYDAMRTVSRRLCPKCGAAAVIDDNQPIWPINFACLNCGHAPMVCDGVPLYAPELADTISGFDPKSFEMLAEIEDEHFWFVPRNRMLVGLIEKYFPTARNVLEVGCGNGVVLTALARKGAKQHLVGSELHPSGLVVAAQRMGKNAELVQMDARHIMAENAFDVIGAFDVIEHIAEDEAVLRSAHRALRAGGGLVIAVPQHPWLWSTADEIAYHQRRYKRGELEAKLARNGFLVAYSTSYCATLLPMMIISRVLERRRKKSVGEPKMSDLEAKPPRLINAILRSILSFEVSTILAGMRYPVGGSRVVVAIRR from the coding sequence GTGACTACTTTGATGGACTATGACGCCATGAGAACCGTGTCGCGCAGACTTTGCCCCAAGTGCGGAGCTGCCGCAGTCATCGATGACAATCAACCGATTTGGCCCATTAACTTCGCTTGTCTCAACTGCGGCCACGCGCCAATGGTCTGTGATGGAGTACCGCTATACGCGCCCGAGCTTGCGGACACGATCTCGGGTTTCGATCCGAAGTCCTTTGAGATGCTGGCCGAGATCGAGGATGAGCATTTCTGGTTCGTACCACGAAATAGAATGCTCGTAGGACTGATTGAAAAGTACTTTCCAACGGCGCGAAATGTTCTCGAAGTCGGCTGCGGAAACGGCGTCGTGCTGACAGCCCTCGCCAGAAAGGGCGCCAAACAGCATCTGGTGGGCTCAGAATTACACCCGTCGGGGCTTGTCGTTGCGGCGCAGCGCATGGGAAAGAATGCCGAATTGGTGCAGATGGACGCGCGCCATATCATGGCGGAAAATGCGTTCGACGTCATCGGCGCTTTTGACGTGATCGAACATATCGCCGAGGACGAAGCGGTCTTACGCTCTGCGCATCGTGCATTGCGCGCGGGTGGCGGCCTGGTCATCGCTGTCCCGCAGCATCCATGGCTTTGGAGCACGGCCGATGAGATTGCGTATCACCAGCGCCGTTACAAGCGCGGCGAACTGGAAGCGAAATTGGCCAGAAACGGTTTCCTCGTGGCCTATTCCACATCCTATTGCGCAACGCTCCTGCCGATGATGATCATCAGCCGTGTTCTGGAGCGGAGACGCAAGAAGAGTGTTGGCGAGCCGAAGATGTCGGATCTAGAGGCAAAGCCGCCTCGTCTTATCAACGCTATCCTACGCTCGATCCTGAGCTTCGAAGTCTCCACGATTTTGGCGGGGATGCGGTACCCAGTGGGCGGATCGCGGGTCGTTGTTGCTATCCGGAGATAA
- a CDS encoding phytanoyl-CoA dioxygenase family protein, with amino-acid sequence MNEISPVPRYGVREQVRSESAIDKACESLRLLGYAVVGGGYSAEQMAQFSQAFDNAREKLFAKYGRDELTAIDEHNTIRVLMQMDPLFLELAMNKNILEICRRLIGGTVMLNQQNGVINPPLGERYNQGAYHRDLPHQHFTSTRPLAINALFCVDQFTTDNGATFVVPASHKQEEFPSDLSVSDFQIQVTAPAGSFIVLDCMLYHAGGVNRTEKPRRAVNHVYTIPLIKQQISLPTALGDDFTHDTAARTLLGYNFQVPDSVEGYYATRKK; translated from the coding sequence ATGAATGAAATATCACCCGTTCCGCGGTATGGCGTCCGCGAGCAGGTTCGGTCCGAATCTGCAATCGACAAAGCTTGCGAGTCGCTGAGACTATTGGGATATGCGGTCGTTGGTGGCGGCTATAGTGCAGAGCAGATGGCGCAATTTTCGCAGGCCTTCGACAATGCCAGGGAAAAACTCTTCGCAAAGTACGGACGCGACGAGTTGACGGCAATTGATGAACACAACACCATCCGCGTCCTAATGCAGATGGATCCGCTCTTCCTTGAGCTGGCCATGAACAAGAATATCCTCGAAATATGCCGGCGCCTGATCGGCGGAACGGTGATGCTGAACCAGCAGAACGGCGTTATCAATCCGCCGCTGGGCGAACGTTACAATCAGGGCGCCTACCACCGCGATCTGCCACATCAACATTTTACATCGACGCGACCGCTGGCGATCAACGCTTTGTTCTGCGTTGACCAATTCACGACCGACAATGGTGCAACCTTTGTAGTGCCCGCTTCACACAAGCAGGAGGAATTCCCCTCCGATCTCAGCGTCAGCGATTTCCAAATTCAGGTCACGGCACCTGCCGGTTCGTTCATCGTGCTCGATTGTATGCTTTATCACGCTGGCGGCGTCAACCGCACTGAAAAGCCGCGCCGCGCAGTGAACCATGTTTACACGATACCGCTTATCAAACAGCAGATATCGTTACCGACGGCCCTCGGTGACGACTTCACTCACGACACCGCGGCGCGCACTCTGCTAGGCTATAATTTTCAGGTCCCCGACAGCGTCGAAGGCTACTACGCCACACGGAAGAAATAG
- a CDS encoding methyltransferase domain-containing protein — MKEYISKCPACGSVDCKDLPVPHASRSMVSDGKVISSPLRRGSCNNCGHGFHTQNFSEEQIKEIYSADYSIGLRDTVAEAARSAEYGRQIEAFLTRHLGKGGNFSKIIEFGCGSGTLLNHLANSLGAQIATGVEPSSRVAAYARSIAGGRISIHEGFAEQFEESAHCYNLCLSVNVIEHSRNPHGFLQACRRVIDKTGNIIVVCPDGEIAGSELLFYDHLSNFTSASLAMIVAGVNLRMVANSPLTGGLQGFRIHLLRLGDADLDNRSRGFEFLSQQRAEYVNTWSRMQDAADRMLIGRKYGIFGTGEYSDLLHAYSPSIIENAEFFVRDQPVETNFYSKPVMSTNDFLSFPKMPLIAAVHERSWPLVRDRFRSEDVPIFHPLEIARQDAIP; from the coding sequence TTGAAGGAATATATTTCTAAGTGTCCCGCATGTGGGTCAGTAGATTGTAAGGATTTACCTGTTCCCCATGCATCCCGTTCGATGGTTAGTGATGGCAAGGTTATATCAAGTCCTCTTAGGCGGGGTTCTTGTAACAACTGCGGCCATGGCTTCCACACCCAGAATTTTTCAGAAGAGCAAATAAAAGAGATTTATAGCGCCGATTACTCGATTGGCTTACGAGACACCGTGGCCGAGGCTGCGCGCTCCGCCGAATATGGCCGACAGATAGAAGCTTTCTTGACGCGTCATCTGGGGAAGGGAGGCAACTTTTCGAAAATCATCGAGTTTGGATGCGGTAGCGGTACGTTACTCAATCACCTGGCCAACAGTCTCGGCGCTCAAATCGCGACTGGAGTGGAGCCTAGTTCCAGAGTAGCCGCATATGCGCGCTCGATAGCGGGAGGTCGAATTTCTATCCACGAGGGTTTTGCCGAGCAGTTCGAGGAGAGTGCCCATTGCTATAATCTCTGCCTCTCCGTCAACGTCATTGAGCACTCACGTAATCCCCACGGTTTTCTCCAAGCATGCCGACGAGTCATTGATAAAACGGGAAATATCATAGTCGTATGTCCCGATGGGGAGATAGCAGGGTCGGAATTGCTCTTTTACGATCATCTATCCAACTTTACGTCCGCTTCGTTGGCTATGATTGTAGCTGGTGTAAACCTCCGGATGGTTGCGAACTCTCCTTTGACGGGCGGCCTGCAGGGCTTTCGGATTCACCTTTTGCGGTTGGGCGACGCCGATCTTGACAATCGGAGTCGCGGCTTCGAGTTTCTTTCTCAGCAACGCGCAGAGTATGTGAATACCTGGAGCAGAATGCAAGATGCGGCCGACAGGATGCTCATAGGCCGGAAGTATGGTATCTTCGGCACGGGTGAGTACTCGGATCTTCTTCATGCCTATAGCCCCTCCATCATCGAAAATGCCGAATTTTTTGTAAGGGATCAGCCGGTAGAGACCAATTTCTATAGTAAACCTGTGATGTCAACTAACGATTTCTTGAGCTTTCCCAAAATGCCCCTCATTGCAGCTGTGCATGAGCGAAGCTGGCCGCTTGTTCGAGATCGTTTTAGATCGGAAGATGTCCCGATTTTTCATCCTTTGGAAATTGCAAGGCAGGATGCTATCCCATGA
- a CDS encoding glycosyltransferase family 2 protein, translated as MAGDSGQSRSRPQISVVVPCFGCTGTLVPLHERLTSVLEQLVDSHEIVFVDDRGPQDQWPVLSKIAARDGRVRVIRMSRNFGQQIAITAGLAECNGDYAVIMDCDLQDPPEFIPNLLEAARKGFDIVYASRQMGDPAGRRLANRLYFWLMNKVAGSGADPSHGSFSLISRQVIDAYLRFKEHERHYLFILRWLGFDSVSLIYERHSRQIGKSSYTLKTLLKHSIRGFFFQSTAPLMWILWLGLACAAFSAGLGIVFIVMAFVGNPPEGFTALMTVNLIMGSIILTCIGGMGLYVARMDL; from the coding sequence ATGGCAGGCGATTCAGGCCAAAGCAGATCGAGACCCCAGATAAGTGTGGTGGTGCCGTGCTTTGGCTGCACCGGCACACTTGTCCCCCTTCACGAACGCCTGACAAGTGTGCTCGAACAGCTGGTCGACAGCCATGAGATCGTGTTCGTTGACGACCGCGGACCTCAGGATCAATGGCCCGTGCTCTCAAAGATTGCGGCGCGCGACGGGCGCGTGCGGGTAATCCGCATGTCGCGCAATTTCGGCCAGCAGATTGCTATCACCGCAGGATTGGCAGAATGCAATGGAGATTATGCGGTCATCATGGATTGCGATCTTCAGGATCCGCCCGAATTCATTCCCAATCTTCTCGAGGCCGCTCGAAAGGGCTTCGATATTGTCTATGCCAGCCGGCAGATGGGCGATCCCGCAGGCCGCCGTCTTGCCAACCGATTATATTTCTGGCTGATGAACAAGGTCGCCGGCTCTGGAGCCGATCCGAGCCATGGATCATTCAGCCTGATTTCGCGTCAAGTGATCGATGCCTATCTCCGCTTTAAAGAGCATGAGCGTCATTATCTCTTCATCCTGCGCTGGCTCGGCTTCGATTCCGTATCGCTGATTTACGAGCGGCATTCACGACAGATTGGGAAATCCAGCTACACCCTTAAGACGCTGCTGAAACACTCTATCCGGGGGTTCTTCTTCCAGTCCACTGCACCTCTAATGTGGATATTGTGGCTCGGCTTGGCATGCGCCGCCTTCAGCGCTGGGCTCGGCATCGTCTTCATCGTCATGGCCTTCGTGGGAAATCCCCCGGAAGGCTTTACCGCATTGATGACCGTCAACCTGATAATGGGCAGCATCATCCTGACCTGCATCGGCGGCATGGGTCTCTACGTCGCGCGGATGGATCTTTGA
- a CDS encoding LuxR C-terminal-related transcriptional regulator, with translation MMAGIKIAVVDDHPLFREGVTRSFGEIEDFEMVGEGGSRDDALRIVRDLCPDVMLMDISMPGNGLQAIAEALDYCPDLKIVMLTVSEASEDIATALKLGAKGYVLKGVGSRGLADVVRTVASGESYVSPALSARLIAGLSASSEAPAKPNLLSELTDREQEVLSLVASGLSNKRVARELDLHEKTVKHHMTRILSKLKVTNRTEAALALRDATDQRSAAERPQS, from the coding sequence CTGATGGCAGGAATAAAGATTGCGGTCGTTGACGATCATCCGTTGTTCCGCGAAGGCGTGACGCGCAGCTTCGGCGAGATCGAGGATTTCGAGATGGTCGGCGAAGGCGGTTCGCGCGACGACGCGCTGCGCATCGTGCGGGATTTGTGCCCGGACGTGATGCTGATGGACATTTCCATGCCGGGAAACGGTCTTCAGGCCATTGCCGAAGCGCTCGATTATTGCCCGGACCTGAAGATCGTCATGCTGACGGTCTCGGAGGCAAGCGAAGACATTGCGACCGCGCTGAAGCTCGGCGCAAAAGGCTATGTCCTCAAGGGTGTCGGCTCGAGAGGCCTGGCTGACGTGGTCAGAACCGTGGCATCCGGAGAGAGCTATGTTTCGCCTGCCCTTTCGGCGCGGCTGATCGCCGGGTTGTCCGCCTCCAGCGAAGCGCCCGCAAAGCCGAACCTTCTGTCGGAACTGACCGATCGCGAACAGGAGGTTCTGAGCCTCGTGGCATCCGGCCTCAGCAACAAGCGGGTGGCGCGCGAACTCGATCTTCACGAAAAAACCGTCAAGCACCACATGACCCGCATCCTGTCGAAGCTGAAGGTGACCAACCGGACGGAGGCGGCACTCGCTCTTCGCGACGCAACCGATCAACGCTCAGCGGCCGAAAGACCGCAATCTTGA
- a CDS encoding class I SAM-dependent methyltransferase produces the protein MSEKQGIFSILRHPVVYEAVQQIFQAERNRKWFADTYVRANPGDRVLDVGCGPANLLEHLPDVDYIGWEPNPAYIETAKKKYGTRGSFNIGYFGEAEASTLPPVDIAVVGAVLHHLDDEQARHLYALLRKVVKPGGRVVSLDCAYIERQNPLARLLVSLDRGQHARHPNAYTSLAATSFSDVTGDLIPQRFPPYTFWIMTAR, from the coding sequence ATGTCTGAGAAACAGGGCATCTTTTCCATCTTGCGCCATCCGGTCGTATACGAGGCCGTCCAGCAGATCTTCCAGGCCGAACGCAATCGCAAATGGTTTGCCGACACCTATGTCCGCGCAAATCCCGGCGACCGCGTGTTGGACGTAGGTTGCGGACCCGCAAACCTGCTGGAGCATCTTCCGGACGTCGATTATATCGGCTGGGAACCCAACCCCGCGTATATCGAAACAGCGAAAAAGAAGTATGGCACCCGCGGCAGCTTCAACATAGGGTATTTCGGTGAAGCCGAGGCATCAACGCTGCCACCGGTGGACATCGCCGTCGTCGGTGCCGTTCTGCATCACCTTGATGACGAGCAGGCTCGTCATCTCTATGCACTTTTGCGCAAGGTAGTGAAGCCGGGCGGACGCGTGGTGAGCCTCGATTGCGCCTATATTGAGCGGCAGAACCCTTTGGCCCGCCTTCTTGTGTCGCTTGATCGAGGCCAGCATGCTCGCCATCCAAACGCCTATACATCGCTTGCCGCAACCTCATTTTCGGACGTGACGGGCGACCTCATCCCGCAGCGTTTCCCGCCTTATACCTTTTGGATAATGACGGCGCGCTAG